The following coding sequences are from one Bacillota bacterium window:
- a CDS encoding carboxypeptidase-like regulatory domain-containing protein, with translation MRQGTMNSFRMIAALVAMGALALAAMATLNGCGGGGTGTGVIPPTGLLVRGTVLDEQGRAVSGIRIIVLPNNVSALSGSDGRFTIDAGSGTAPTTFKVDVSSRASEYYEVVGYRGRNVQGCSLNLPAPVGNVIDIGVVTVYSQGTPPPPPHDICP, from the coding sequence TTGCGACAGGGAACGATGAACTCGTTTCGCATGATTGCCGCGCTGGTGGCGATGGGCGCGCTGGCGCTGGCGGCGATGGCAACGCTCAACGGCTGTGGCGGCGGGGGCACGGGAACAGGCGTTATTCCGCCGACCGGATTGCTGGTGCGGGGGACGGTGCTTGACGAACAGGGACGGGCGGTCTCTGGTATCCGTATCATTGTGCTGCCCAATAACGTCAGCGCACTCAGCGGTAGCGACGGCAGGTTTACCATTGACGCGGGAAGTGGCACAGCGCCCACCACCTTTAAGGTAGATGTCAGCAGTCGCGCGAGCGAGTACTACGAAGTCGTCGGTTACCGCGGGCGCAACGTGCAGGGCTGCTCGCTGAACTTGCCTGCACCGGTAGGGAATGTGATCGACATCGGTGTTGTGACCGTCTACTCGCAGGGCACGCCACCACCACCACCTCATGACATCTGCCCGTAA